One genomic region from Longimicrobium sp. encodes:
- the trxB gene encoding thioredoxin-disulfide reductase, whose product MSSAGNDSKVETLVIIGSGPAAWTAAVYAARANLDPLVIEGEPSREMIPGGQLMYTTDIENFPGFPEGVDGQELMDRMKKQAVRFGARTMMENVASVDFSQRPFVLRPSWSPELRAQAVIVATGARANWLGLPNEERLAQSGGGVSACAVCDGALPAFRNQRLVVVGGGDSAMEEATYLTKYASEVVLVHRRDSFRASQVMQDRVLANPKITVRWNTQVTDVLGDDVITGVRLRSTVTGEEEDFPCGGMFVAIGHTPNTAFLDGQVELSPHGYVRLCHAWRTETSVPGVFAAGDVMDDYYRQAITAAGTGCMAALEAERWMAHHGVAEAEPPVLETAESSIGLGEAGAS is encoded by the coding sequence ATGAGCTCCGCAGGCAACGACAGCAAGGTCGAAACGCTGGTCATCATCGGCTCCGGGCCCGCCGCCTGGACCGCGGCCGTCTACGCCGCGCGCGCCAACCTCGACCCGCTGGTGATCGAGGGCGAGCCCTCGCGCGAGATGATCCCCGGCGGGCAGCTGATGTACACCACCGACATCGAGAACTTCCCGGGCTTTCCCGAGGGCGTGGACGGGCAGGAGCTGATGGACCGGATGAAGAAGCAGGCCGTCCGCTTCGGTGCGCGCACGATGATGGAGAACGTGGCCTCGGTCGACTTCTCGCAGCGGCCGTTCGTGCTGCGCCCCAGCTGGTCGCCCGAGCTGCGCGCGCAGGCGGTGATCGTGGCCACCGGCGCGCGCGCCAACTGGCTGGGGCTGCCCAACGAGGAGCGGCTGGCGCAGAGCGGCGGCGGCGTGAGCGCCTGCGCGGTGTGCGACGGCGCCCTCCCCGCGTTCCGCAACCAGCGGCTGGTGGTCGTCGGCGGTGGCGACTCGGCGATGGAGGAGGCCACCTACCTCACCAAGTACGCCAGCGAGGTGGTGCTCGTGCACCGGCGCGACTCGTTCCGCGCCTCGCAGGTGATGCAGGACCGGGTGCTGGCGAATCCCAAGATCACCGTGCGCTGGAACACGCAGGTGACCGACGTGCTGGGCGACGACGTGATCACCGGCGTGCGGCTGCGCAGCACGGTCACGGGCGAGGAGGAAGACTTCCCCTGCGGCGGGATGTTCGTGGCCATCGGCCACACGCCCAACACCGCGTTCCTCGACGGGCAGGTGGAGCTGAGCCCGCACGGCTACGTCAGGCTCTGCCATGCCTGGCGCACGGAGACGTCGGTTCCCGGCGTGTTCGCCGCGGGCGACGTGATGGACGACTACTACCGCCAGGCCATCACCGCCGCGGGAACGGGGTGCATGGCCGCGCTCGAGGCGGAGCGGTGGATGGCGCACCACGGCGTGGCCGAGGCCGAGCCGCCCGTGCTGGAGACGGCCGAGAGCTCCATCGGGTTGGGCGAGGCCGGGGCGTCGTGA